A portion of the Chryseobacterium tructae genome contains these proteins:
- a CDS encoding GNAT family N-acetyltransferase encodes MENIKFMVSPYQDELQLFIDEKKAGYMSIEVDGRLLIVYYTKLDEDREGKGYAKLLLDELVRYAEEKDLLVDPECDFVRQQFENHPRRYKDIWHA; translated from the coding sequence ATGGAAAATATAAAATTTATGGTATCTCCATATCAGGATGAATTGCAGTTGTTTATTGATGAAAAAAAAGCGGGTTATATGTCCATAGAGGTTGACGGAAGACTTCTTATTGTATATTATACCAAGCTTGATGAAGATCGTGAGGGTAAAGGTTATGCCAAATTACTATTGGATGAGCTGGTTCGTTATGCAGAAGAAAAAGATTTGCTTGTAGACCCGGAATGTGATTTTGTACGTCAACAATTTGAAAATCATCCAAGAAGATATAAGGATATCTGGCATGCTTAG
- a CDS encoding MBL fold metallo-hydrolase: MKSIFLQMMYWIFTIVILLIATYCVVINRMAFGAVPKGKRLIRIRQSKLYRNKQFQNISHTPSIAEGYKMSKVTYDFLLGKKHPLLKPLKEVPSIHTDLKSLDKNTDVFIWLGHSSYYIQTDGISFLIDPVLSLYGSPFKYFNKAFKGADIFTPEDIPNIDYLVITHDHFDHLDYPTVKSIKSRTAMAIVPLGVGAHLERWGYTEEQLIEEEWDTVVELKIKSD, encoded by the coding sequence TTGAAGTCTATTTTTTTACAAATGATGTATTGGATTTTTACGATTGTAATTTTATTGATAGCAACCTATTGTGTCGTAATTAATAGGATGGCATTTGGAGCTGTTCCCAAGGGAAAACGTCTGATACGTATTAGACAGTCGAAGCTTTACAGAAATAAACAATTTCAGAATATCAGTCATACACCTTCCATTGCAGAAGGATATAAAATGAGCAAGGTAACCTATGACTTCCTCTTAGGTAAAAAGCATCCATTACTGAAGCCATTAAAGGAAGTTCCTTCTATTCATACAGATCTAAAGAGCCTGGACAAAAATACAGATGTTTTTATATGGCTGGGGCATTCATCCTATTATATACAGACAGACGGAATTTCATTTTTGATTGATCCTGTATTAAGCTTATATGGTTCACCTTTCAAATATTTTAACAAGGCATTCAAAGGAGCTGATATCTTTACACCTGAGGATATACCAAATATTGATTATCTGGTGATCACCCATGACCATTTTGACCATCTTGACTATCCTACTGTGAAGTCAATCAAAAGTCGTACAGCGATGGCTATTGTTCCATTAGGCGTAGGAGCGCATTTGGAGCGATGGGGCTATACAGAAGAACAGCTTATTGAAGAAGAATGGGATACAGTAGTTGAATTAAAAATAAAATCAGACTAA